The Pseudomonas hefeiensis genomic sequence TTGAACCGGTCCATCGCCCACCCCACCCCAACAGCGCTCAATACGCCGCCGAACTGAAACAACGCCCCGATAAACGCCGCCTGCTCCATGCTCGCGCCGCTGTCGCGCATCAGGGTCGGTAACCAACTGGTCAGCAGGTAAACAATCACCAGCCCCATGAAATAGGTCAGCCACAACAATAGGGTCCCGGCGCTGTAGGTGCCGGAGAAGATCACCGCCAGCACATTGCGGGCTTTTACGGTTTTCTGTTCCGGTACGCTGAAGCTCGCCGCTTGGGCGACGGTATTCGGGTCGATCGGGGCCAGGGTCTTGCGCACTTTGTCAGTGCCGCGATTGCGCACCACCAGATAACGGGCCGACTCCGGCAGCCAGAACACCAGCACCACCGCCAGGATCAACGGCAGGATCCCGCCGATCAGCAGCAGGCTGTGCCAGCCGAACGCCGGTATCAACTTGGCCGAGATGAATCCACCGCCGGCCATACCCAGGTTGAAGCCGCAGAACATGCTGGTCACCAGCAACGACTTTTTACGCTCTGGGGTGTATTCCGACAGCAAGGTGGTGGCGTTCGGCATGCCGGCGCCCAACCCCAGGCCGGTCAGAAAACGCAGCACCAGCAATTGATCGATATTGGTACTGTAGGCCGATGCTAGGCTGAACGCGCCGAACAGCACGACCGCGCCTACCAGCACAACTTTGCGCCCGAAACGGTCTGCCAACGGACCGGAGCCGAGCGCACCGAAGACCATACCGATCAGCGCCGCACTCATGACCGGCCCCAGGCTGGCCCGATCAATGCCCCAGTCCTGGGAGAGCGCCGGAGCGATGAAGCCCATGGCTGCAGTGTCGAGGCCGTCGAGAAAAACAATCAGGAAGCACAGAATCACTACCCGCCACTGATAGCGCGAGATGGGTTGAGCGTTGATGAAGGACTGCACGTCAAGGCAATTGCCTACGGAGGTCTGGGGTTGGTTCATCTTGTTTTTATTCCACGCAAGAAAACGCAGGCGAACAGAGGCCCGGCAAAAAACCGGAAGGCTGTAAAGAAGGTGTTGGGTTAGCGAACGATCTGGGACGGGCAGGCCGGTCGATCATCAAGGTGAAGGCCGAGGGAGGTATGCATGGCAGGTGTGCCTCTCATTATTATGGGGTCGCCATCCATCGGTCGAGCCGGGCTCGATCACGCCGGATGACGCTGCCGCGACATTAATGATCCGAGGCAAATACCGTCAATTCGTCAGAGGCAACTCTGTGCGTTTATCGAACAGCTTAAGCGAACAGTTGCGCGCTCAAGTCGCGGCTGGCCCCCAACAGGCCCGGCAGGAAGCGCTGTTCCAGTTCGTTGCGGCTAACCCGCCCGGCATGGGTACTGACATTCAGCGCCGCCACCACCTGGCCGGAGGCATCGTAGACCGGCACGGCAATGGAACGCAGCCCCTGTTCCAGTTCCTGGTCGACGATGCACCATCCCTGCTGCCGCACCTCTTGCAAACACTCCAGCAACGCCTGGGGTGTGTGCAGGGTCCGGCTGGTCTTGGCCTGCAGGTCGGCATGGTCGAGGTAATCTCGCAGGGAAGCGTCGTCCAGTGCCGCCAGAAGGATCCTGCCCATGGAGGTGCAATAGGCCGGCAGGCGTCCACCGACGGACAGGTCCACGGATATCAGCCGCTGGGTGGTGGCCGACCGGGCGATATAAAGAATGTCGTCGCCCTCAAGCGTCGCCATATTGCAGGCCTCATGCAGCTGTTCGCTCATGCGATCCAGATATGGCTGCGCGGACACGGCCAGGGGCGTCGATGACAGATAGGCATGACCCAGGGTCAATACTTTGGGCAGCAGCGAATAGGTCCTTCCGTCCGTGGTGGCGTAGCCGAGTTTGATCAAGGTGTGCAGGCAACGTCTGACGGCGGCGCGGGGAATTTCCGTGCGGTGGCTGATCTGGGCGATGGTCAGGTGCCGCTTGCGCTCCTGGAACGCCTGAACCACGGCCAATCCACGAGCCAGCGACGTCATGAAATCCGGGTCGCCGGTCAGGGCCTGGATGCGCTTGGCCGGCGAGGCGACGATCGGTGGCGCTACAGAAGTGAAGGCATTGCGCATTTGGTCGTTCATGTCTGGTCCTTCCGGGGAATGACGGCTATTACAAGCGGCTGCCCAAGGACAGACAAGAGCTGACCACCAGGACCGTTCGATTATCGAACCCTCAACCGATAATCGCAATCAGCGCAACACCATCGGCCATCCGCTCTGACGTTAGCGCATGGCGGGCTTGATAAATAAGTTGAGGCACGACCCGCAGTATTGAACGTATTGCCGAGTTTGGCGTCAGGACACCGACATTGCCTGTCAACGCCTGAAACCTAATCGCCACAAGTTGCACATACAAATATTGATTCACACAACTACAGACTCTTTTAACTTTTCCCGATAGTGTTATTCAGGCAGGCCGCTATAATGCACCCCAGTGACGGTGCGGCAATCGACCGCTCCCGTCCGCAGGCATTGCGGGTTTCTATCCTGCGTGGTGCCGGCAGCCGGTGCCTGAAGCACCCGGATGGCGCTTCCCCCGTATCGGCGATATACGAAAGTCCTGATGCTACGTCAGCTGTCAGTTCTGGTGCCGTGGCCGTCTGCATGTCGACATGCAGTGCGTATCACCAGATCCATTCAATCCATTAGGTAATACTGTGACGAAAGACGAACTGCGCGCGGAACTTGAGCGCCAGGAACAACGTTACAAGGAAGTTTACGGCGGGGAAATCACCACCTACGCCGCGCAACCTGAACCGGAACGCAAACCCTGGCGTAAACGCGCCACTGTTCAGGACCAGGCCTTTACCCAGGAACTTCAGAAAATGGAACAGGAACTCAAAGCGGAAGAGCAGTGATGCTCGGCGCTTGATGTTCTTGTGAAGCGGTATCCGGCCGACACCCTGGCCGGGCCCGTATCGGACGCCCGCCACGAGTGGGCCGCCATTCCCCGACAACAGTCGAGGAATGGCTATGGCTTACCTTCTTTTCGGATTTTTCGCACAACCGCTTGAGAGTCTTTCAACGTTGGGGCGCCCCTTGCCTGGCGCGGTTTCCGTTCCCGAATCAATGGGTTGCGCCACCCGCTGAAAACCCGGGCTCGAAGGGGTTCTTGCAAATTATTTCGTTGAAGAATGTTACCGATGAGCAGGCAATGCATCGATTACCGAGGTTTTCTGGCATAATCGCGCCCCCTTACGACCGGGTCAGAAAACCTTCATGATCGATTTATTCAGCGGACTGGATGCTTGGGTGCTTGTGAGCCTCTTGCTCGCCCTGGCCTTTGTCCTCGCCTTCGAGTTCATCAACGGCTTTCATGACACCGCAAACGCGGTGGCCACTGTTATCTACACCAAAGCCATGCCGCCTCATCTGGCGGTGTTCTTTTCCGGTGTGTTCAACTTCCTCGGCGTGCTGCTGGGCGGTGTGGGCGTGGCGTATGCCATCGTTCACCTGCTGCCGGTGGAACTGCTGATCAATGTGAACACCGGACACGGGCTGGCCATGGTGTTCTCGCTGCTCGCAGCGGCCATCACCTGGAACCTGGGCACTTGGTACTTCGGTATCCCGGCCTCCAGTTCCCATACGCTGATCGGCTCGATCCTCGGCGTGGGCCTGGCGAACGCGCTGATCAACGATATCCCGTTGGCCGACGGGGTGAACTGGCAGAAGGCAATCGATATCGGTGCCTCCCTGGTGTTCTCACCCATGGCAGGCTTTCTGGTTGCCGCCCTGGTATTGATTGGCCTGAAGTGGTGGCGTCCGCTGTCGAAGATGCACAAGACGCCGGAACAGCGTCGCAAGATCGACGACAAGAAGCATCCACCATTCTGGAATCGTCTGGTGCTGGTAATTTCGGCCATGGCTGTCAGCTTCGTCCACGGCTCCAACGATGGTCAGAAAGGCATCGGCCTGATCATGCTGGTGCTGATCGGTATCGTACCTGCGCAGTTCGTGCTTGACCTGAACAGCACCACCTACCAGATCGAGCGCACCCGCGACGCGACTTTGCACCTGAGCCAGTTCTACCAGCGCAACAGCGAATCCCTGGGTGAATACCTGGCGCTGGGCAAAAGCGTGAAGGGTGATCTGCCAGAGAAATTCCGCTGCAACCCGCAGCAGACCGAACCCACCATCGCAGCCCTGCTCGACACCCTCAAAGGCGTGGCGGATTACCACTCGCTGTCGTCGGAAAGCCGCATCGAAGTGCGTCGCTACCTGCTCTGCCTGGACGACACGGCGAAGAAGGTTGGCAAATTGCCAGGGCTCGCCGCCCGTGAAAAAGATGACTTGAACAAGCTGCGCAAGGACCTGACCGCCACCACCGAATACGCCCCGTTCTGGGTGATTCTGGCAGTCGCCCTGGCCCTGGGCCTGGGCACCATGGTTGGCTGGAAGCGTGTGGTACTGACCATCGGTGAGAAGATCGGCAAGCAGGGCATGACCTACGCCCAAGGCATGTCGGCGCAAATTACCACCGCGTGCATGATCGGTGCGGCGAACATCTTCAGCCTGCCGGTATCCACCACCCACGTGCTGTCGTCCGGCGTGGCGGGCACCATGGTCGCCAACAAGAGCGGCCTGCAAAGTGGCACGGTACGGACCATCCTGCTGGCCTGGGTACTGACCCTGCCGGCGACGGTGGCCCTCTCGGCCGCGCTGTTCTGGCTGGCGTCCAAGGCCCTCGGCAGCTGATATCAGCGGCTCGTAAAAAAGGTGCGATCCTTGCGGATCGCACCTTTTTTTATGCCCAACACAGAACAACTTGTGGGAGCGGGCTTGCTCGCGAAAGCGTCAGTTCAGTCAGCTATTCAGGGGCTGACACACCGCTTTCGCGAGCAAGCCCGCTCCCACGGTAGTCTTGTGTGGAACAGAAAACTTGCCCAAAAAAAAGGGCGACCGAAGTCGCCCAAAATGCCTTGCGTGCTCGTTGTAGCTGGAAAGACCTATGGCTTTTTGCGCTTGTGTGCATCTTTCCAGATGAATAATCCAAAACCTGCGAAAAACACGACCATGAGGCCAACGGTCAACACCCCGGCAAACACCACATTATCGAAAAACATGACTGGCCTCCTGATCTTGCCCCTGTTGCGATGGGTTCAAGTTAACCAATCAGGCCTGGATGGAAATTGACCGGGGTCAATAACGCTCGCAACGCGGCGAAAAGGAGAGGAAATAACTGATCTGCATCAATGGATCGAGGGGGGGGGTCAGCGCTTTTTCGGTTTTTTCTTCGGCTTTTTCTTGGCCTTGCCCAACGGCATGGCTTGCTCGAAAGCCTGGCGGACTTCGTTAAGGCGTTTTTCGTTGAGGTCGTGAACGCGCTTGGCGCGCTCAGCACTGAGGTCGATCAGTTTGTCGTCTTGGCTCATGGCGTGTCGGCATCGTACGGTGAACTGCGGATGCTCCCATGATGAGGGCTGTTGACCGGGTTGACCAGCCTGTGTGCGTCGACAAAAGCCTGGATCAGACCTGGATATCGACCCACAAACCCTGACGCTCCTCCCCTTCCACCAGCGGCACCACTGGCACGGTGTTATCGGCGTTCAATTCAGTACCCGGTACGGCCAGGTGCTCTTCGGGATCTTCGTCAGCTTCACGGCGGCGCTTGTTGCGTTCCTGCTGGCGGCGCTGCTCCTCGCGCAATAACAGCGCGGTTTCTTCCGGGTCACGCTTTTGCAGGTCAATGGTGCTTTCGTTGGAGCTTTGCTGCACCGGGACCACGGGCGGTATGTCCGGTCGCTGGCGGACCGGATCCTGTTGAGCGGTGACGGGTACGGCGCTCAAGGGGAGCATGGGTGGCAACATAAAGGTCTCCTGTCTTCAGGTTGTCGGCTGAGGCGGTAACAGCTTGAACCGCTGGTCTGAAACTTGTGACCCGGTTGGCATTATCACAATAGGCCGGGCCAAGCTCGTTTGATCACTCAATACACTTTAGTTCCGCACCGCCGGTAAGCAATCAATGCCGATGGCAGCCCGATGTCTACGTAAATCCTTTGGTCTGAGGGATCATTCCGTTAAGATAACCGGCTTTTTCAAGGCGGGAGTCAGGCAGCATGGCGCAGCAGTATCAACCGGGGCAACGCTGGATCAGTGACAGCGAAGCCGAGCTGGGTTTAGGCACCGTTCTGGCACAGGACGGCCGCTTGTTGACCGTGCTCTATCCGGCCACTGGCGACACTCGCCAGTACGCGCTACGGAATGCGCCCCTCACCCGCGTGCGGTTTTCGCCGGGCGATGTGATCACTCACTTCGAAGGCTGGAAAATGACCGTGCGCGAAGTCGATGACGTCGATGGGCTGCTGGTCTACCACGGCCTCAATGGGCAGAACGAAGTCGTCACCCTGCCGGAAACCCAGCTGTCGAACTTTATCCAGTTCCGCCTGGCCAGCGACCGTCTGTTCGCCGGCCAGATCGACCCGCTGGCGTGGTTTTCCCTGCGTTACCACACCCTGGAACACACCAGCCGCCAGTTGCAATCGCCGCTCTGGGGCCTGGGTGGCGTCCGTGCCCAGCCTATCGCCCACCAGTTGCACATCGCCCGTGAAGTGGCCGACCGCATTGCGCCGCGGGTATTGCTGGCGGACGAGGTGGGCCTGGGCAAGACCATCGAAGCCGGCCTGATCATCCACCGTCAACTGCTCTCCGGCCGCGCCAACCGTGTGCTGATCCTGGTGCCGGAAAACCTTCAGCACCAGTGGCTGGTGGAGATGCGTCGGCGTTTCAACCTGCAGGTCGCCTTGTTCGACGAAGAACGCTTCATCGAAAGCGATGCCAGCAACCCGTTCGAAGACACCCAACTGGCCCTGGTGGCGTTGGAGTGGCTGGTGGACGATGAGAAGGCTCAGGACGCACTGTTTGCCGCCGGTTGGGACCTGATGGTAGTCGACGAAGCCCACCACCTGGTCTGGCATGAAGACCAGGTCAGCCCGCATTACGCCTTGGTCGAACAGCTTGCCGAGACAATCCCGGGTGTGCTGCTGCTGACCGCGACCCCGGAACAACTGGGCCAGGACAGCCACTTCGCGCGTCTACGCCTGCTGGACCCGAACCGTTTCCACGACCTCAAGGCCTTTCGCGCAGAGAGCGAGAATTATCGCCCGGTGGCCGAGGCCGTGCAGGAGCTGCTGGACAAGGGCCGTCTCTCGCCCGAAGCCCACAAAACCATCCACGGCTTCCTGGGCAACGAAGGCGAAGCGCTACTGACCGCCGTCAATGATGGTGATGTAGAAGCCAGCGCCCGCCTGGTCCGTGAGCTGCTGGACCGCCACGGCACTGGCCGCGTGCTGTTTCGCAATACTCGCGCCGCCGTACAGGGTTTCCCGGAGCGCAAGCTGCACGCCTATCCGCTGCCATGTCCGGATGAGTATCTCGAACTGCCCTTGGGCGATCACGCCGAGCTGTACCCGGAAGTCAGCTTCCAGGCTCAGCCGGACGCCAGTGAAGAACAACGCTGGTGGCGTTTCGACCCGCGGGTCGAGTGGCTGATCGATACGTTGAAGATGCTCAAACGCACCAAAGTGCTGGTGATCTGCGCCCACGCCGAGACCGCCATGGATCTGGAAGATGCCTTGCGGGTGCGCTCCGGCATCCCGGCGACGGTGTTCCATGAAGGCATGAACATTCTGGAGCGCGACCGCGCGGCGGCTTACTTCGCCGACGAAGAGTTCGGTGCCCAGGTGCTGATCTGCTCGGAAATCGGCAGCGAAGGCCGCAACTTCCAGTTCGCCCATCATTTGGTGCTGTTCGACCTGCCGTCGCACCCGGACTTGCTTGAACAACGGATCGGTCGTCTGGACCGGATCGGCCAGAAACACACCATCGAGCTGCACGCGCC encodes the following:
- the ccoM gene encoding cytochrome c oxidase subunit CcoM, coding for MFFDNVVFAGVLTVGLMVVFFAGFGLFIWKDAHKRKKP
- the rapA gene encoding RNA polymerase-associated protein RapA translates to MAQQYQPGQRWISDSEAELGLGTVLAQDGRLLTVLYPATGDTRQYALRNAPLTRVRFSPGDVITHFEGWKMTVREVDDVDGLLVYHGLNGQNEVVTLPETQLSNFIQFRLASDRLFAGQIDPLAWFSLRYHTLEHTSRQLQSPLWGLGGVRAQPIAHQLHIAREVADRIAPRVLLADEVGLGKTIEAGLIIHRQLLSGRANRVLILVPENLQHQWLVEMRRRFNLQVALFDEERFIESDASNPFEDTQLALVALEWLVDDEKAQDALFAAGWDLMVVDEAHHLVWHEDQVSPHYALVEQLAETIPGVLLLTATPEQLGQDSHFARLRLLDPNRFHDLKAFRAESENYRPVAEAVQELLDKGRLSPEAHKTIHGFLGNEGEALLTAVNDGDVEASARLVRELLDRHGTGRVLFRNTRAAVQGFPERKLHAYPLPCPDEYLELPLGDHAELYPEVSFQAQPDASEEQRWWRFDPRVEWLIDTLKMLKRTKVLVICAHAETAMDLEDALRVRSGIPATVFHEGMNILERDRAAAYFADEEFGAQVLICSEIGSEGRNFQFAHHLVLFDLPSHPDLLEQRIGRLDRIGQKHTIELHAPYLETSPQARLFQWYHEALNAFLNTCPTGNALQHQFGPRLLPLLEEADDGQWQALIDEARAERERLEAELHTGRDRLLELNSGGAGEGDALVEAILEQDDQFALPIYMETLFDAFGIDSEDHSDNALILKPSEKMLDASFPLGDDEGVTITYDRNQALSREDMQFITWEHPMVQGGMDLVLSGSMGNTAVALIKNKALKPGTVLLELLYVSEVVAPRSLQLGRYLPPAALRCLLDANGNDLAARVSFETLNDQLESVPRASANKFIQAQRDQLSPRINAGEEKIATRHAERVAEAQRRLAADTDEELARLTALQAVNPTVRDSELVALRQQREQGLAMLEKAALRLEAIRVLVAG
- a CDS encoding MFS transporter, with the translated sequence MNQPQTSVGNCLDVQSFINAQPISRYQWRVVILCFLIVFLDGLDTAAMGFIAPALSQDWGIDRASLGPVMSAALIGMVFGALGSGPLADRFGRKVVLVGAVVLFGAFSLASAYSTNIDQLLVLRFLTGLGLGAGMPNATTLLSEYTPERKKSLLVTSMFCGFNLGMAGGGFISAKLIPAFGWHSLLLIGGILPLILAVVLVFWLPESARYLVVRNRGTDKVRKTLAPIDPNTVAQAASFSVPEQKTVKARNVLAVIFSGTYSAGTLLLWLTYFMGLVIVYLLTSWLPTLMRDSGASMEQAAFIGALFQFGGVLSAVGVGWAMDRFNPHKVIGIFYLMAGIFAYAVGQSLGNITLLATLVLVAGMCVNGAQSAMPSLAARFYPTQGRATGVSWMLGIGRFGAILGAWMGATLLGLGWNFEQVLTALVIPAALATAAVVIKGMVSHADAT
- a CDS encoding aspartate-semialdehyde dehydrogenase; translated protein: MLPPMLPLSAVPVTAQQDPVRQRPDIPPVVPVQQSSNESTIDLQKRDPEETALLLREEQRRQQERNKRRREADEDPEEHLAVPGTELNADNTVPVVPLVEGEERQGLWVDIQV
- a CDS encoding inorganic phosphate transporter, translated to MIDLFSGLDAWVLVSLLLALAFVLAFEFINGFHDTANAVATVIYTKAMPPHLAVFFSGVFNFLGVLLGGVGVAYAIVHLLPVELLINVNTGHGLAMVFSLLAAAITWNLGTWYFGIPASSSHTLIGSILGVGLANALINDIPLADGVNWQKAIDIGASLVFSPMAGFLVAALVLIGLKWWRPLSKMHKTPEQRRKIDDKKHPPFWNRLVLVISAMAVSFVHGSNDGQKGIGLIMLVLIGIVPAQFVLDLNSTTYQIERTRDATLHLSQFYQRNSESLGEYLALGKSVKGDLPEKFRCNPQQTEPTIAALLDTLKGVADYHSLSSESRIEVRRYLLCLDDTAKKVGKLPGLAAREKDDLNKLRKDLTATTEYAPFWVILAVALALGLGTMVGWKRVVLTIGEKIGKQGMTYAQGMSAQITTACMIGAANIFSLPVSTTHVLSSGVAGTMVANKSGLQSGTVRTILLAWVLTLPATVALSAALFWLASKALGS
- the pcaR gene encoding pca regulon transcriptional regulator PcaR — encoded protein: MNDQMRNAFTSVAPPIVASPAKRIQALTGDPDFMTSLARGLAVVQAFQERKRHLTIAQISHRTEIPRAAVRRCLHTLIKLGYATTDGRTYSLLPKVLTLGHAYLSSTPLAVSAQPYLDRMSEQLHEACNMATLEGDDILYIARSATTQRLISVDLSVGGRLPAYCTSMGRILLAALDDASLRDYLDHADLQAKTSRTLHTPQALLECLQEVRQQGWCIVDQELEQGLRSIAVPVYDASGQVVAALNVSTHAGRVSRNELEQRFLPGLLGASRDLSAQLFA